From one Bradyrhizobium sp. Ash2021 genomic stretch:
- a CDS encoding glutathione binding-like protein, producing MIELYYWPTPNGHKITMFLEEIGLGYRIHPVDISAGDQFKPEFLAFSPNNRMPAIIDSSPADGDEPITVFESGAILTYLAEKTGGFLPTDVRGRKTAMEWLFWQMGGLGPMAGQNHHFGIYAPDKIPYAINRYVNETNRLYGVLDRRLNGREFIAGSDYTIADMAAYPWVVPWKRQQQNLDDFPNLRRWFDAVRARPATIRAYAVGEPDSNRPAVTEEGKKILFGQTAATSATR from the coding sequence ATGATTGAACTGTACTACTGGCCGACGCCGAACGGGCACAAGATCACGATGTTTCTTGAAGAGATCGGACTCGGCTATCGGATTCATCCGGTCGATATCAGTGCCGGCGATCAGTTCAAGCCAGAGTTCCTTGCGTTCTCGCCGAACAACAGGATGCCTGCAATCATCGATTCCAGCCCTGCCGACGGGGACGAGCCGATAACCGTTTTCGAATCCGGCGCCATTCTCACCTATCTCGCAGAAAAGACCGGGGGCTTCCTACCGACCGATGTTCGCGGCCGCAAGACCGCCATGGAATGGCTGTTCTGGCAAATGGGCGGCCTCGGCCCGATGGCCGGCCAGAACCATCACTTCGGTATTTATGCGCCGGACAAGATTCCCTACGCTATCAATCGATACGTCAACGAGACGAACCGCTTGTATGGCGTGCTCGATCGAAGGCTGAACGGGCGCGAATTCATCGCGGGTTCGGATTATACAATCGCGGATATGGCGGCCTATCCCTGGGTCGTGCCATGGAAACGGCAGCAGCAGAATCTGGACGATTTCCCAAATCTCCGCCGCTGGTTTGATGCCGTTCGTGCGCGGCCGGCTACGATCCGAGCCTACGCTGTGGGCGAGCCCGATTCAAATCGGCCCGCTGTCACCGAGGAAGGCAAGAAAATTCTGTTCGGACAGACCGCGGCGACATCGGCCACGCGATAG
- a CDS encoding TetR/AcrR family transcriptional regulator yields the protein MLDAAIRQFWLHGYEATSVRDLADEMGIAGASLYNAFGDKRALFERSLNRYLDQTFRERIRRLEHSLPPRDAIVAFLQEIIKRSLNDKQRLGCLLVNSALEIAPHDEKLRQIVATFLSEVESFFLRCVTSGQHDGTIPQAQSAEDLARLLSGVLLGIRVLARARPDRKLLEGLVRPVFALLDNPVPTKRPRKAGRVGR from the coding sequence GTGCTTGACGCGGCGATCCGGCAATTCTGGCTTCACGGTTATGAGGCCACCTCTGTGCGCGACCTGGCCGACGAGATGGGCATCGCCGGGGCTAGCCTGTATAATGCGTTCGGCGACAAGCGAGCCCTCTTCGAGCGCTCGCTCAATCGCTATCTCGACCAGACCTTCCGCGAGCGCATTCGCCGTCTTGAGCACAGCCTTCCCCCGCGGGATGCCATCGTCGCGTTCCTGCAGGAAATCATTAAGCGGTCCCTGAACGACAAACAGCGGCTTGGTTGCTTGCTGGTCAACTCTGCGCTCGAAATCGCGCCGCATGACGAGAAACTCCGGCAGATCGTGGCAACGTTCCTGAGCGAGGTCGAATCGTTTTTTCTTCGATGCGTCACCTCGGGCCAGCATGACGGGACCATTCCGCAGGCCCAATCGGCAGAGGACCTCGCCAGACTTCTTTCGGGTGTTTTACTTGGCATTCGCGTGCTTGCGCGTGCTCGACCTGACCGCAAGCTGCTGGAGGGTCTGGTGAGACCGGTGTTTGCGTTGCTCGACAACCCGGTTCCAACGAAACGCCCTCGCAAAGCAGGGCGAGTTGGTAGGTAG
- a CDS encoding amidase, translating into MTVRRPNVGELQQAARELGLNLSDADAVSFHGLMQGQLDAYDLVDDMVAPLPEVKYPRTPGVRPQPEDNPYGAWAVKSRIQGAPRGKLTGKRVAIKDNVCVAGVPMMNGASILEGYVPEIDATIVSRMLDEGADILGKSVCEYYCASGGSHTSANGVVENPVVPGHNAGGSSSGSTALVMANLVDMATGGDQGGSIRIPASYCGAVGLKPTHGLVPYTGIFAVELTVDHAGPITRTVADNALMLEVMAGPDGLDPRQSGAPAQPYTQALAKGVAGLRIGVVPEGFGLLGAEAEVDKRVREAAERLAHTGAHVCDISVPLHAAGAAIWTPIFLEGATDLMMRGNAYGTNMKGVFLESLLDAHAGWRDRADELSETLKLGILTGHYMSSRNRGRYYGKAQNLNRLLTADYNRALGEVDLLLMPTTPMATTPLPGPNASREEIIGRAFEMVANTAPTCVTGHPAISVPVGKTSDGRPIGAMLIARHLDEMTLYRAAAALEACYR; encoded by the coding sequence ATGACGGTCCGTCGTCCGAACGTAGGGGAATTGCAACAGGCCGCGCGCGAACTCGGCCTGAATCTGAGTGACGCCGATGCCGTGTCATTTCATGGCCTGATGCAGGGTCAACTCGACGCCTACGATCTCGTCGACGACATGGTCGCGCCGCTGCCCGAAGTGAAGTATCCGCGGACGCCTGGAGTACGCCCGCAGCCGGAAGACAACCCCTACGGCGCGTGGGCGGTGAAGAGCCGCATTCAAGGGGCGCCGCGCGGCAAGCTCACCGGCAAGCGGGTGGCAATCAAGGACAACGTCTGTGTTGCCGGCGTTCCGATGATGAACGGCGCGTCGATTCTGGAAGGCTATGTGCCGGAGATCGACGCCACTATCGTGTCGCGGATGCTCGACGAAGGCGCGGATATTCTCGGCAAATCCGTCTGCGAGTACTACTGCGCCTCCGGCGGCAGTCACACGTCAGCCAACGGCGTTGTCGAGAATCCAGTTGTGCCGGGTCACAACGCGGGCGGCTCATCGTCAGGCTCGACAGCTCTGGTAATGGCAAATCTGGTCGATATGGCGACTGGTGGCGACCAAGGCGGCTCGATCCGGATTCCTGCCTCCTATTGCGGAGCGGTCGGATTGAAGCCGACGCACGGGCTGGTTCCCTATACAGGCATCTTCGCCGTCGAACTGACGGTTGATCACGCCGGTCCCATCACTCGCACCGTTGCCGACAACGCGCTGATGCTCGAGGTCATGGCGGGCCCTGATGGCTTGGATCCACGGCAATCCGGCGCACCGGCGCAGCCTTACACGCAAGCGCTCGCGAAAGGCGTCGCGGGTCTGCGCATCGGGGTGGTGCCGGAAGGATTCGGCCTGCTGGGCGCGGAGGCCGAAGTCGACAAGCGCGTGCGTGAAGCGGCCGAGCGCCTGGCCCACACCGGCGCGCATGTCTGTGACATCTCAGTGCCCCTCCATGCAGCGGGCGCGGCGATCTGGACGCCGATCTTCCTCGAAGGCGCGACCGATCTCATGATGCGCGGTAACGCTTACGGCACCAATATGAAGGGTGTATTTCTTGAAAGCCTGCTGGATGCCCACGCGGGCTGGCGCGATCGCGCTGACGAGCTATCAGAGACGTTGAAGCTCGGCATCCTGACCGGTCACTACATGTCGTCGCGCAACCGGGGGCGCTATTACGGCAAGGCGCAGAATCTCAATCGATTGTTGACGGCGGATTACAACAGGGCGCTCGGTGAGGTCGATCTGTTGCTGATGCCGACGACGCCGATGGCGACAACACCGTTGCCGGGCCCGAACGCGAGCCGCGAAGAGATCATCGGCCGCGCGTTCGAGATGGTCGCCAACACGGCGCCGACCTGCGTGACCGGGCATCCCGCGATTTCCGTTCCCGTGGGCAAGACATCGGATGGCCGCCCGATCGGCGCGATGCTGATTGCGCGTCATCTCGATGAGATGACACTTTATCGCGCCGCCGCGGCGTTGGAAGCCTGCTATCGGTGA
- a CDS encoding TetR/AcrR family transcriptional regulator: MKEALKTFWQRGFEGTNMPELLGSMGVGRASFYNAFGSKREVFLQILDLYFETVRAHLEGLISDVSDPRNAVALLIDGILDVAKSPEANATGWRGCLIGNTALELGADDKEVVARLKTGVEILRALFRKAISLPSSAGAKRSRREIDQVALQLVANVQGLLVLAKSGLSDADIKSARSTMLATIS, translated from the coding sequence TTGAAGGAAGCGCTGAAGACATTTTGGCAGCGGGGCTTCGAAGGGACCAACATGCCTGAATTGCTTGGTTCGATGGGGGTCGGGCGCGCAAGCTTTTACAACGCGTTCGGCTCCAAACGAGAAGTATTTCTGCAGATCCTCGATTTGTATTTTGAGACGGTGCGCGCTCATCTTGAAGGCTTGATCTCGGATGTGAGCGATCCCCGGAACGCCGTCGCGTTGCTGATCGATGGAATTCTCGACGTTGCGAAAAGCCCGGAGGCCAATGCGACGGGTTGGCGCGGCTGTCTGATCGGAAATACCGCGCTGGAACTCGGCGCGGACGATAAGGAGGTTGTCGCCAGATTAAAAACTGGTGTCGAGATTCTTCGGGCATTGTTCAGGAAGGCGATCTCCTTGCCCTCGAGCGCCGGCGCGAAGCGTTCGAGGCGCGAGATCGATCAGGTTGCCCTGCAACTTGTCGCCAATGTTCAAGGCTTGTTGGTTTTGGCGAAGTCCGGCCTATCGGATGCCGACATCAAGAGCGCTCGTTCCACAATGCTCGCAACGATTAGCTGA
- a CDS encoding amidohydrolase produces MDKHAIVVRGGLVVAPAGKCSLQDLLIEDGKIVAIDAPGFSVSADAEVVSAADRLLIPGLISSHTHSHGALNRGAVDDKVSLEMFLTGGASGAESRGVKDKYLSTALSAAEMIRKGCTACYDLSAEFPLPSVEGISAMARAYRDAGMRAVVAPMITDKTIYEALPGLLEALPNDIRSRYASLSSAPGTATIDACAQILTNWDFDRRWIRPALGPSIPLHCSDEFLTECARLASEYDVPLQTHLAESRAQAFLGQARYAKSLVEHLEDLDFLSERLSVAHAIWLDDDDIERLAQRGVRVAHNPCSNLRLGSGVAPVRKMIENGIVVGIGTDASSTSDGQNMFEATRLASYLSRIDGFETEKWLSASDALHLATEGSAKVLGFERIGRLAVGYEADIVFLRLDSPHFVPLRAPLIQMVFAETGSSVHTVMIGGRIVFHDGKLLTLDEGLLRRDAQEAALRLDRANDVALAGAASVARFVGMFCAAQGCTGHPLRRNLGVVCEC; encoded by the coding sequence GTGGACAAGCACGCAATCGTCGTTCGCGGAGGGCTCGTCGTCGCGCCCGCCGGAAAATGCTCTCTGCAGGATTTGCTGATCGAAGATGGAAAAATTGTCGCGATCGACGCGCCCGGTTTTAGCGTTTCCGCAGATGCGGAAGTGGTGTCGGCCGCCGATCGGTTACTGATACCGGGCCTGATCAGTTCCCATACGCATTCGCATGGCGCGCTCAACCGCGGTGCCGTTGACGACAAGGTCTCGCTTGAAATGTTCCTCACCGGCGGAGCGTCCGGCGCCGAGTCGCGTGGTGTGAAGGACAAGTACCTTAGCACGGCCCTTTCCGCAGCGGAGATGATCCGCAAGGGCTGCACTGCCTGCTACGATCTCTCTGCCGAGTTCCCGCTTCCCTCGGTCGAGGGAATTTCCGCTATGGCGCGTGCCTACCGCGACGCGGGCATGCGAGCCGTCGTGGCGCCAATGATCACCGACAAGACTATCTACGAGGCGCTGCCCGGGCTCTTGGAGGCGCTGCCCAACGACATCCGCTCAAGATATGCGAGTCTCAGTTCCGCGCCAGGAACGGCGACGATTGACGCATGCGCTCAGATTTTGACAAATTGGGATTTCGACCGGCGTTGGATCAGGCCGGCTCTCGGCCCGTCCATTCCGCTGCACTGCTCGGACGAATTCCTGACCGAATGCGCGCGTCTGGCAAGCGAATACGACGTGCCGCTCCAGACCCATCTCGCCGAGTCGCGCGCGCAAGCGTTTCTGGGACAGGCTCGATACGCCAAGAGTCTGGTGGAACATTTGGAGGACCTTGATTTTCTCTCGGAGCGCCTCAGCGTGGCCCACGCGATCTGGCTCGACGACGACGATATCGAGCGATTGGCGCAACGAGGCGTTCGTGTGGCCCATAATCCGTGCAGCAATCTGCGACTGGGATCAGGGGTGGCGCCCGTTCGCAAAATGATCGAAAACGGCATTGTTGTGGGCATTGGAACGGACGCCAGCAGCACCTCCGACGGCCAGAACATGTTCGAGGCGACGCGGCTCGCGTCATATCTTTCCCGCATTGATGGCTTCGAAACAGAAAAATGGTTGTCAGCAAGTGACGCTCTGCACCTCGCGACGGAAGGGTCAGCAAAAGTTCTTGGATTTGAGAGGATCGGCAGATTGGCGGTCGGATATGAAGCGGACATCGTGTTCTTGCGACTGGACAGTCCCCACTTCGTCCCGCTGCGCGCCCCGTTGATTCAGATGGTATTCGCAGAGACCGGCTCATCGGTCCACACCGTGATGATCGGCGGTCGCATCGTGTTTCATGACGGCAAGCTCCTGACTCTCGACGAAGGCCTGCTGCGACGAGATGCGCAGGAGGCCGCGTTGAGGCTGGATCGCGCCAACGACGTTGCGCTGGCGGGAGCAGCGTCTGTTGCAAGATTTGTAGGGATGTTCTGCGCGGCTCAGGGGTGCACGGGTCACCCTCTGCGACGGAATCTCGGCGTCGTCTGCGAATGCTAG
- a CDS encoding DUF1223 domain-containing protein, translating to MLSRLITSLGLIAGLCPAAAIAAERPVVVELYTSQGCSSCPPANAYLNELSRDRRDVLALAFHVTYWDRLGWKDPYSLQAATQRQDQYGHRFGDGSYTPEIVVDGAAGLVGSHRRDVGSAIEKAKRESRTAAAVSVRKNGGERVSIQVGSGSGSGKILLIGFDHDHTTAIGRGENGGRTLEEANIVRSIRSVGEWSGAALRINERFPEGQDAAVVLEAPDGQIIGASRLTDGST from the coding sequence ATGCTGTCGCGTCTAATCACTTCACTCGGCCTCATCGCGGGTTTGTGTCCTGCCGCCGCCATTGCCGCAGAACGGCCTGTCGTCGTGGAGCTGTACACCTCGCAAGGATGCTCATCCTGCCCACCGGCGAACGCCTACCTAAACGAACTATCCAGGGATCGGCGAGACGTCTTGGCGCTCGCCTTCCACGTCACTTATTGGGACCGTCTGGGATGGAAGGACCCGTATTCGCTGCAAGCCGCTACGCAGCGCCAGGACCAATATGGCCACCGCTTTGGCGATGGATCTTATACGCCGGAGATCGTCGTCGATGGCGCTGCCGGGCTGGTCGGCTCGCACCGCCGCGATGTCGGATCAGCCATCGAAAAGGCGAAACGCGAAAGTCGCACCGCCGCGGCGGTTAGCGTCAGGAAGAACGGCGGGGAGCGGGTTTCCATACAGGTCGGCTCCGGCAGCGGCTCCGGCAAGATCCTTCTGATCGGCTTTGATCACGACCATACGACAGCGATTGGCCGCGGAGAGAACGGCGGTAGGACATTGGAAGAGGCGAACATCGTCAGATCGATCCGATCGGTTGGGGAATGGTCGGGAGCCGCGCTCCGGATCAACGAGCGGTTTCCCGAAGGGCAGGACGCCGCTGTTGTGCTCGAAGCGCCTGATGGCCAGATCATTGGAGCTTCCCGACTGACGGACGGCTCCACCTGA
- a CDS encoding protein-disulfide reductase DsbD domain-containing protein yields MVLAHLRALVVLSVGLLMWTGSARAAATDWVGDSHAAVRIITATDNIASASTLEAGLEFRFAKGWHGYWRTPGDAGVSPMVDWSGSENISGDEISWPAPHRLVIDDLQNSVYENDVVLPVKLYLKQAHTPVRIKASITYAACSDICVPFQAELTLPLPTGAEGTSMESALINSARKGVPGSAESAGIDVIGTRFAGTASGPALVVDLQSNAGAFVRPDLFVEGAGNGIPPAPKVELQDAGKTARLTIRLPALPPPDRLLTLTLIDENRTAEFKVPAGEAITEHSSVFLAALLSALLGGLILNLMPCVLPVLSIKLFAFTRQAGGSLRDVRLGSAATASGITISFMLLAASLVGLKWSGATLGWGIQFQQPWFLAGMAVLTVLFAASFFEWLPIGLPSSMMTFASNRSRGPMLEAFLTGMFATLLATPCSAPFVGTAVGFALARGPSEIFAIFLCLGIGMALPYWMAALFPGCVRWLPRPGQWMLVIRNFLGILLLGTAVWLIFVLWSITGAWTAGITTALLACLLVYRALISAPVKGQIAARASRWSGLITAGLAIVPLVVSLSAVAPVSQPAADREWQVFNSAALPGLIADGNTVLVDVTATWCLTCKVNDLRVLENAEVRSRLHQSHVIRMRADWSRPNPYIADYLHRFARYGIPLDVVYGPGRPQGEALPELLTTNVLLHAIDRASVRDYSPKSADSARYSGSR; encoded by the coding sequence ATGGTTCTCGCTCACCTCCGTGCTCTCGTTGTGCTGTCGGTCGGCTTATTAATGTGGACCGGCAGCGCCCGTGCAGCGGCCACCGATTGGGTGGGCGACAGTCACGCGGCGGTGCGCATAATCACCGCGACGGATAATATCGCTAGCGCTTCAACGCTCGAGGCGGGTTTGGAATTTCGCTTTGCCAAGGGATGGCACGGTTATTGGCGCACCCCGGGAGACGCGGGCGTCTCACCAATGGTCGACTGGTCCGGTTCAGAAAATATTTCGGGCGACGAAATTTCCTGGCCCGCTCCACATCGTCTCGTCATCGATGACTTGCAGAACAGCGTCTACGAGAACGACGTGGTTCTTCCGGTCAAACTATATCTGAAGCAAGCTCACACTCCTGTCCGGATCAAAGCGTCCATCACGTATGCCGCCTGTTCGGATATCTGCGTGCCGTTTCAGGCTGAACTCACTCTGCCGTTGCCGACCGGAGCCGAGGGGACTTCCATGGAGTCCGCCTTGATCAATTCGGCTCGAAAAGGAGTGCCAGGTTCAGCGGAGTCCGCAGGTATAGACGTCATCGGCACTCGCTTTGCGGGCACAGCATCAGGTCCAGCCCTCGTGGTTGACCTTCAGAGCAACGCCGGGGCTTTTGTCCGGCCTGACCTTTTTGTGGAGGGCGCCGGGAATGGAATTCCACCGGCGCCGAAGGTCGAGCTGCAGGACGCCGGTAAGACTGCCCGTCTGACCATTCGACTTCCTGCGTTGCCACCGCCTGACCGTCTTTTGACATTGACACTAATCGACGAAAACCGGACCGCCGAATTCAAGGTGCCCGCCGGCGAGGCGATCACTGAGCATAGTTCGGTATTTCTCGCCGCCCTGCTTTCAGCTTTGCTGGGAGGCCTCATCCTCAATCTTATGCCTTGCGTGCTTCCAGTGCTTTCGATCAAGCTTTTTGCATTTACTCGACAAGCGGGCGGCAGTTTGCGCGACGTTCGTCTCGGATCAGCCGCAACGGCTTCTGGCATCACGATTAGCTTCATGCTGCTGGCCGCTTCTCTGGTCGGACTAAAATGGTCCGGCGCAACGCTCGGCTGGGGCATACAGTTTCAGCAGCCTTGGTTCCTGGCGGGAATGGCGGTGCTGACGGTCTTGTTCGCGGCGAGCTTCTTTGAATGGCTTCCGATCGGCTTGCCAAGTTCCATGATGACCTTCGCGTCCAACCGCTCCCGTGGGCCCATGCTCGAGGCCTTCCTCACAGGCATGTTCGCAACTTTGCTGGCCACTCCTTGCTCCGCGCCGTTCGTCGGGACGGCCGTCGGCTTCGCATTGGCACGGGGGCCTTCCGAAATCTTTGCAATTTTCCTGTGTCTCGGCATCGGTATGGCCCTGCCCTATTGGATGGCCGCGCTGTTTCCTGGCTGCGTTCGGTGGCTTCCACGTCCGGGCCAGTGGATGCTTGTTATACGAAACTTTCTCGGCATCTTGCTGCTGGGAACTGCCGTCTGGCTGATCTTCGTGCTTTGGAGCATAACGGGTGCGTGGACGGCAGGAATCACGACCGCTCTGCTGGCCTGCTTGCTAGTTTATCGGGCCTTGATCAGTGCTCCAGTCAAAGGGCAAATTGCCGCCCGTGCGTCGCGCTGGTCGGGATTGATCACTGCCGGCCTTGCAATCGTGCCCCTCGTCGTCAGTCTGTCCGCGGTTGCCCCAGTTTCGCAGCCGGCGGCTGACCGGGAGTGGCAGGTGTTTAATTCAGCTGCACTTCCCGGCCTCATCGCCGACGGCAACACGGTACTGGTGGATGTCACTGCCACATGGTGCTTGACCTGCAAGGTCAATGACTTGAGAGTGCTGGAGAACGCGGAGGTCCGTTCGCGGCTCCATCAGTCGCACGTCATAAGAATGCGCGCCGACTGGAGTCGGCCGAATCCATACATCGCAGATTATCTGCATCGCTTCGCACGATACGGCATTCCTCTCGACGTGGTCTACGGACCTGGACGGCCACAGGGCGAAGCTCTTCCCGAGTTGCTCACCACGAATGTCCTCTTGCATGCAATAGATCGAGCTTCAGTCCGAGACTACAGCCCCAAATCTGCCGATTCCGCCCGCTATTCCGGGTCACGATGA
- a CDS encoding DUF302 domain-containing protein, translating to MAKIAIVAAIALAMHSATASADDGLVTKPSRYSVEETLDNFEAAINAQAAEGWVVFGRIDHTAAAKKAGLDMRPRTVIIFGNPKAGTLQMTKSATLAIDLPMKALVWQDDQDRVWLTYNTSEYSAKYVFPRHGLSASDDAAKALENFLTNVTDRSTQ from the coding sequence ATGGCAAAGATTGCGATCGTCGCGGCGATTGCCCTCGCTATGCATTCCGCTACCGCGTCCGCAGACGATGGACTTGTCACCAAACCAAGCAGGTACTCCGTTGAGGAAACACTCGATAATTTTGAGGCTGCGATCAATGCGCAGGCCGCCGAAGGCTGGGTCGTTTTTGGCCGGATCGATCACACGGCCGCTGCCAAAAAAGCCGGACTGGATATGCGCCCGCGGACGGTGATCATATTCGGCAATCCCAAAGCGGGCACGCTCCAGATGACCAAGAGCGCAACACTGGCAATCGACCTGCCGATGAAGGCGCTCGTCTGGCAGGACGACCAGGACAGGGTCTGGCTCACATACAATACGAGCGAATACAGCGCGAAGTATGTGTTCCCGCGCCACGGTCTTTCTGCCTCCGACGACGCAGCAAAAGCTCTTGAGAACTTTCTGACCAATGTGACCGATCGAAGTACTCAATAA
- a CDS encoding cytochrome c biogenesis CcdA family protein codes for MSIGSLALAFLAGVLSILSPCVLPLLPIVLGAAASEHRWGPVALASGVTLSFITIGLFVATIGFTLGYDDSWFRNIAAIGMILIGTVLLVPSFQLRVAFVGGPMSDWADQRFGGFSKSGLSGQFGVGLLLGAVWSPCVGPTLGAASVLAAQGKNLGAVALTMLIFGLGAGLPLMLFGSVSRQLLLRWRGGLSATSKTMKQALGLFLIVIGLLIVTGLDKSLETGLVELSPQWLTNITTRL; via the coding sequence ATGTCGATTGGTAGCTTGGCACTGGCGTTTCTAGCCGGCGTGCTCTCGATCCTCTCGCCGTGCGTGCTGCCCTTGCTGCCGATCGTTCTGGGCGCAGCTGCTTCGGAGCACAGGTGGGGTCCCGTCGCGCTTGCGAGCGGAGTCACCCTCTCCTTTATCACGATAGGCCTGTTCGTTGCCACGATCGGCTTTACGCTAGGGTATGATGATAGCTGGTTTCGAAACATTGCGGCTATCGGGATGATCTTGATTGGTACCGTCCTGCTTGTGCCCTCATTTCAGCTCCGCGTCGCCTTTGTTGGTGGTCCCATGAGTGACTGGGCAGATCAACGTTTCGGTGGCTTTTCGAAATCGGGTTTGAGTGGTCAGTTCGGGGTAGGTCTCCTTCTTGGGGCGGTATGGAGCCCCTGTGTGGGACCGACACTTGGCGCAGCATCCGTTTTGGCAGCGCAAGGCAAAAATCTTGGTGCCGTGGCGTTGACGATGCTGATTTTCGGTCTTGGAGCGGGGCTACCGCTTATGCTGTTTGGGTCGGTGTCCCGTCAACTCTTGTTGCGCTGGCGTGGCGGTCTGTCGGCTACCAGCAAAACAATGAAACAGGCCCTTGGACTATTCCTGATCGTGATCGGACTGCTGATCGTGACGGGTCTCGACAAATCCCTCGAAACCGGACTGGTTGAATTATCTCCGCAGTGGTTGACGAACATTACGACTCGCCTTTGA
- a CDS encoding thioredoxin family protein — protein MPRKLISVLSVAVVMSAVAFGAHAADKLNYDAKSFAAAQAAGKPILVEIHATWCPTCKAQAPILSDLENQDKFKNLAVFRVDFDSQKDAVKAFGARVQSTLITFKGSVETGRSVGDTNPSSIAALLDKTS, from the coding sequence ATGCCAAGGAAGCTGATTTCCGTTCTATCAGTCGCTGTCGTTATGTCCGCAGTCGCATTTGGAGCGCACGCGGCAGATAAGTTAAATTACGATGCCAAGTCTTTCGCAGCAGCCCAGGCTGCCGGAAAACCCATTTTGGTTGAAATTCATGCGACGTGGTGTCCGACATGCAAGGCGCAAGCGCCGATCCTGAGTGATCTTGAAAACCAGGATAAATTCAAGAATCTGGCGGTCTTTCGAGTGGACTTCGATTCCCAGAAAGATGCGGTCAAGGCTTTCGGAGCCCGAGTGCAGAGCACACTGATCACGTTCAAGGGCTCCGTGGAGACAGGCCGCTCCGTTGGAGATACGAACCCGAGTTCGATTGCGGCGTTGCTCGACAAGACGAGTTGA
- a CDS encoding ATP-binding protein, with amino-acid sequence MNEKDLLGGRAMRHLVRFRSKLQRQVTELVEQQAAISEVLRAVANSPHDLQPIFDTILINATRLCQATLGGLLLFEEKDFRIVARRGPPNPVYAERWPLGLVHPIHEGGDPLAQLIESGSPVHIADLAAHEAYLRRDPLVVALVELADVRTCLFVPLLKDDELIGALGINREQVQPFTDRQINLVTDFAAQTTIALESTRRERQYREAQMALAHANRIATIGQLTASIAHELKQPLAAVVIDGGGALRWLARQPPDLDEARSSVERIIKHADRATHIIGGLRDLTKQNAPRAEVVDLNEAIVEVIALTYSEAVKTGVTVSTRLAPQLPRVQGDRVQLQQVMLNLIVNAIQAMSGSGGGARELQISIDAVPSEGGVRVGVRDTGPGLSPESLSRLFEPFYTTKPEGMGMGLSICRSIIEAHGGRLWAIPCEPQGALFQFTIPAARADGS; translated from the coding sequence ATGAACGAGAAAGACCTGCTGGGAGGAAGAGCCATGCGGCACCTCGTTCGGTTCCGCTCCAAGCTGCAAAGGCAAGTAACCGAACTCGTTGAACAACAGGCGGCAATCTCGGAGGTGCTGCGCGCCGTTGCGAACTCGCCCCACGACTTGCAGCCAATCTTCGACACGATCCTCATCAATGCCACCCGCCTCTGCCAAGCCACGTTAGGCGGTTTGCTCCTCTTCGAGGAAAAAGACTTTCGGATCGTTGCGCGAAGAGGTCCACCGAATCCAGTTTATGCCGAGCGGTGGCCGTTAGGGCTCGTACATCCAATACACGAAGGGGGGGATCCCCTCGCGCAACTCATCGAAAGCGGGTCGCCGGTCCACATTGCTGACTTGGCAGCCCATGAGGCTTATCTTCGGCGCGACCCTCTAGTCGTGGCTCTGGTCGAATTGGCGGACGTTCGGACGTGCCTGTTTGTGCCGTTGCTCAAGGACGACGAGCTAATTGGGGCGCTCGGGATCAACCGCGAGCAGGTGCAGCCGTTCACGGACAGACAGATTAACTTGGTTACGGACTTCGCTGCGCAGACGACCATTGCCTTAGAGAGCACCCGCCGCGAGCGGCAATATCGCGAGGCGCAGATGGCGCTGGCGCACGCGAACCGCATCGCCACAATCGGGCAACTCACAGCCTCTATCGCGCATGAACTCAAGCAGCCGCTCGCCGCTGTGGTGATCGATGGAGGTGGCGCCTTGCGGTGGCTCGCGAGACAGCCGCCGGACCTCGACGAAGCAAGAAGCTCTGTCGAGCGCATCATCAAACACGCCGACCGGGCCACCCACATCATTGGTGGCTTGCGTGATCTCACAAAGCAGAACGCGCCGCGGGCGGAGGTCGTGGACCTCAACGAGGCGATCGTAGAGGTGATAGCCCTGACCTACAGCGAAGCTGTCAAAACCGGCGTCACAGTAAGCACGCGACTGGCGCCTCAGTTGCCACGTGTCCAAGGCGATCGGGTCCAACTGCAACAAGTGATGCTGAACTTAATCGTTAACGCCATTCAGGCCATGAGTGGTAGTGGGGGAGGCGCGCGCGAATTACAAATCAGCATCGATGCCGTCCCGTCCGAAGGTGGCGTGCGCGTCGGGGTGCGGGACACCGGCCCGGGGCTGAGCCCGGAGAGCCTCTCGCGTCTGTTCGAGCCATTCTACACGACCAAGCCCGAGGGCATGGGCATGGGCCTATCTATCTGCCGCTCGATCATCGAAGCCCACGGCGGACGGCTGTGGGCGATCCCGTGCGAACCGCAGGGTGCTCTCTTTCAGTTTACGATCCCTGCCGCCCGAGCGGACGGATCGTGA